The window CATTGGGGCGTGCATCCATCTGCCGCGAGCCGCCGAATGAGCTGGTGAGATGTGGTGCGTGCGGACACGCGCCGCCGCGGTTGTACGCCTGCGTCACGTGCGCCGAGGTATTCTGCCGCGTGCACGCGCCGTCACATCCGGCGGGAAACGCTGCGGACCCCTCGCTGCACTGCATCGCGGTGGACATCGACCGGGCCGAGCTGTTCTGCTGCGGGTGTAGGGACCAGGTGTACAATAGCGACTTCGACGCCGCCGTGGCACTAGCGCAGACGGAGGCCACCGTGATCGGATCAATACAAGACCCTCCGCCGCATCCGGAGAGCACGCGCAAGAGGAGGCGCGTGGAGTACAAACCGTGGACGCCTGATGTGAAAGAGCAAGTCTTGATCGTTGGGAACTCGAGTCCGTTGCCGAGTCAGCTCGGCAATGACTCAACAACCCCAGAAGTACAATGGGGTTTGAGGGGCCTTAACAATCTTGGAAACACGTGTTTTATGAATTCAGTGCTTCAAGCATTGCTTCATACACCACCATTGAGGAATTACTTTCTGAGTGACAAGCATAACAGATATTTTTGCCAGCGAAAGAATAGCAGTGTTATAACAAGGAGTAGTAGTGATAATGGGAATAAGAACTCAACAATGCTGTGTTTGGCTTGTGATTTGGATGCAATGTTTTCTGCTGTTTTCTCTGGCGATCGGACCCCTATTAGTCCTGCAAAGTTCCTTTACAGGTCTGCATTTGATCATGTTTTCTTGGTTTGTTGAGATAATGTTTGGCTTTGTTATAATGTGCacgtttttttttttgtgtgtgtgtgtgtgtgtgttgtgaaGTTCATATAGCTGATCCCGATTTGCTTGGGATTGAGGTATAGTTGTATATAATTCTTTTTTATAAGGATAACAATACATTGGTAAAAGATTCCTTAATTTAGCTTGGGTTGTGcacttctttgaaaatgatgtAGGGACAAGATTAGTTTTTTATTATTGGGATTGTATGTACCACGCTTTTCCCTTCATAGAGGTGAAATTAGACAGTGGTGTGctggggcggatttaggggggcgAAAGGGGGTTCGCCCGaacccccttcgccgaaaaattacactgtatatataaggcaaaatctgttttttacctctatatattaagttttgaacccccttgacacAACCATAAGTGtagcttagtggtcaagggggttcaaaatcttTGAAAGGTCATaggttcaattcccactagctacgattttttttttcttgaacccCCTTCGCGGAGAtcctggctccgccactggtggtGTGTAACTTGGTTGTGATATACATACATTTGTAATTTGTTTTATTAGATGTGGATTTCGACTTTTTGAGTATCTAGTTGCAGTCTGTGCTGTGTCTCATTCAGATGGATGTAAACCTTTCTTTGGAACAGCTGGTGGAAGCATGCATCAAATCTTGCAAGTTATGAACAGCAGGATGCTCATGAGTTTTTCATTTCCGTGCTTGACGGGATTCATGAAAGGATGCAGAACGATAAGGGAAAGGCGTTGAGTCCAGGTAAATTTGTTTGTTGCATTAGAGTACCTATTAGTTGCCCATCGTTTCTCCGCCCATCACCTTGCCTATATTAGTTTCTTATActtcctttttcccttttcttccgAATTAGACCAATCATTGagatttcttttttttgttgtacTGGGAAAATTATTGACAAcattgtttatatatattttaataaaaaaaaaaggaagcccggtgcactaagctcccgctatgcgcggggtccggggaagggctggACCACAGGCGTCTATCGGACGCAGCCTTACCATGCATTTCTgcagaggttgtttccacggctcgaacccgtgacctccaggtcacatggcagcaactttaaaGTAACATAAATGTAACATAGCCAAGGGAGGCTAGTATTGTAAAAACCTCAAACAAGTGGATTACTGAAACTTGTACAGGTACTTGCAAAGGTCAAGTCCTTCAGTAGGTGaattttttgaatttcttttgttgGTGGGGAGGGGGTGGAAGAAGCAATTTCTGTCAGAAGCAGAATAGTGTGTTCAAGCATCTTTGTGATGTCTAGTAACGTCTGACTAAAAGGCACTCAGGGCCTGCTTGATGGGCTTATCTTTGTTCTAGCATCTCATCTCTCATGGCAATCCCAACTTCCATTGTCACTGAGAAAAAATAGTAATATTTGAATGCAGGTTATGGTTTAGGTCTTTTCTTTGCCATAGGCGATTTACAAGTTGATATTCGCTGTCAGGCTTAGAGATGTTTCTCAAAAGGAAAAAGATTTCCTCCTACTCTCTCCCCAGTAAGTCTCAGTTTGGTTAGTCTTATTGATTTCAGCATAGGAGTTTTCTTCTGGTACAATAGTTCTCGTATTAACTCGCAATTTTACCATGTTTTAGGGTATTACTCTCGAGTGAGCTGATCGCAACCTTCAAGAAAGCTTGAAATCTTTACTAGGTTGACAGCCTTTTGCTTCCTCCTTTCTATAAGCCCTTATGTGCCTTATTATTCTTGTGAGTCTAGCTCCTCGGTACCTCGCATTTCTTTAGCAGAGCAATCATTAGAGGGGTAACTCCTTAGCAACAATTCATTTCTACCATTGTAAATATGCTGATTTGGTTCTCACTTAAGTGACACGTACTTTGATTGTGAGAGTTCACACCTATTCTCATTCCTCTTAATTAGAGGATTGGTGCAGGGCTATCTGCCCTGAGTTTGCAAAATTTAGTTAACATCTGGGTATTGcatttaaataatgaatacacatTATCTATGATTCTGAATGGTTTTGTGTAAATGGAATAGATAGAGCTTTTGAGGCAATAAATGTGTCTTGCGGATACATTTCTTACTGagttttttacttttatttcaaTAGTACTCCGTTGCTTTTAGCTACTCATTCTGTTGGTTGCCATTCCTGATAGGACGATTTTTGTTTTGTCTAGTAATGCAATAGCTGATAGAACTTTATGGCATAACTGGACTTTTACTTGTTATGAAGTGTGTCGAGGAGCACGTTAAGCTGTGCATATTAAGTATGTTACTCTGTGTAACTTATTAGGAGTACACATTGTGTTTTTTCAGCTGTGATCTCATTCTATCAAATCTTTTTCTTTGGCACAGGTAGTGGAGACTGTTGCATTGCTCATAGAGTATTTTCTGGAATCTTGCGGTCTGATGTCATGTGTACAGCTTGTGGCTTCACATCTACTACATATGATCCATGTATAGACATCTCCTTGGACTTGGAACTGAGCCAGGGGAGTTCCTCAAAGATGACATCAAAGAAGTCTCATAATACTCACAAGAAGGAAGCAGAATCTGGAAAGTTTAGCCAAAACGGTCGAATTTCTTCGTTGATGGGATGTTTAGATCATTTCACAAGACCTGAGAAATTGGGTTCTGATCAGAAGTTCTTCTGCCAACATTGTCAAGTGAGACAGGAATCTCTTAAACAGATGTCCATAAGAAAATTGCCTTTGGTTTCTTGCTTCCATATCAAAAGGTTTGAGCATTCTGTGATTAAGAAAATGTCAAGGAAGGTTGATCACTACCTACAGTTTCCTTTTTCCTTGGACATGTCGCCTTACCTTTCTTCATCTATCTTGAGGAGTCGATTTGGAAATAGAATCTTCTCCTTTGATGGGGACGAGCAAGATGCGTCCTGTGAATCGTCCTCAGAGTTTGAGCTGTTTGCTGTCATCACCCATACCGGTAAACTTGATGCTGGTCATTACGTAACATATCTTAGGTTAAGTAATCAATGGTACAAATGTGATGATGCTTGGATCACTCAAGTGAGCGAAAACATTGTGAGAGCTGCGCAAGGATACATGATGTTCTATGTGCAGAAAATGCTGTATTACAAGGCTAGTGAAAAGCAAGTTAGCTAGAAGGAAACAAGCAATAGCTACTTTTTGCGAAGCATTGATGCAGCACTCCAGGTTCAAATAACCCATGAGCTCTAGGTACGTAGCTATATGTGCGAAAAGAGGGTCATATGTGAAGCCTTGAATATGTAAGAAGCATCTCCTCTCAAGATAACCGGGACGTTGTAGCTTGTTACAACCTGTCCTTTGTTGGGAGTAGAAGACCAAGctgatatttttgttttttgttccAGAATGCTGCTGCT is drawn from Nicotiana tabacum cultivar K326 chromosome 9, ASM71507v2, whole genome shotgun sequence and contains these coding sequences:
- the LOC107825644 gene encoding ubiquitin C-terminal hydrolase 22, with translation MSRNSLKIHLSIGKIQPGSENKNGSPGYTASGSCEHLSGFRSRVGSNPFINFRGCVKVRPLGRASICREPPNELVRCGACGHAPPRLYACVTCAEVFCRVHAPSHPAGNAADPSLHCIAVDIDRAELFCCGCRDQVYNSDFDAAVALAQTEATVIGSIQDPPPHPESTRKRRRVEYKPWTPDVKEQVLIVGNSSPLPSQLGNDSTTPEVQWGLRGLNNLGNTCFMNSVLQALLHTPPLRNYFLSDKHNRYFCQRKNSSVITRSSSDNGNKNSTMLCLACDLDAMFSAVFSGDRTPISPAKFLYSWWKHASNLASYEQQDAHEFFISVLDGIHERMQNDKGKALSPGSGDCCIAHRVFSGILRSDVMCTACGFTSTTYDPCIDISLDLELSQGSSSKMTSKKSHNTHKKEAESGKFSQNGRISSLMGCLDHFTRPEKLGSDQKFFCQHCQVRQESLKQMSIRKLPLVSCFHIKRFEHSVIKKMSRKVDHYLQFPFSLDMSPYLSSSILRSRFGNRIFSFDGDEQDASCESSSEFELFAVITHTGKLDAGHYVTYLRLSNQWYKCDDAWITQVSENIVRAAQGYMMFYVQKMLYYKASEKQVS